Below is a window of Pseudodesulfovibrio sp. 5S69 DNA.
TGGAAGCCAAGGACCTTGAACTCATTGAGAAGTACGGGGCCGACGATACGCAACTCAAGGCTCTGTGGGACCAACATATCAATTATGAGAAAATGCTGGATAAGCTCGAGTCCAAGTCCTACCTTTCTCCCACGGAGATGCAGGAGATGAAGGAACTCAAGAAGAAGAAACTGGCGGGTAAGACGACCCTGTCGTCGCTGCTCGAGAAATACCGCCAATTGGAGGCATAGCAAATGAAGTTGACCGGGGCCCAGATCCTGCTCAAGTGTCTGGAAGAGGAAGGAGTTGATGTCATGTTCGGTTTCCCCGGGGGAGCCGTGATCGACATTTATGACGAGATACCCAAGTCGTCCGTGGAGCACATCCTGGTGCGCCACGAACAGGGCGCCATTCACGCCGCCGACGGTTACGCCCGGGCCACCGGCCGGGTAGGGGTATGCCTAGTCACCTCCGGCCCCGGTGCGACCAATACCGTAACCGGAATCGCCACGGCCTACGCCGACTCCATTCCGGTCGTCATTTTTACCGGTCAGGTGCCCCGGGCCCTGATCGGCAATGACGCCTTCCAGGAAGTGGACATCGTCGGTATCACCCGGCCCTGCACCAAGCACAACTACCTGGTCCAGGACGTCAACGACCTGGCCAGGACCGTCAAGCAGGCCTTCTACCTGGCCCGCACCGGGCGTCCGGGTCCTGTCCTGGTGGACCTGCCCAAGGACATTCAGCAGCAGTTGGCCGAGTTCAAGTATCCCGAAGAAGTGTCCATGCGCAGCTACAAGCCGACCAAGATGCCGCACATCGGCCAGATCCGCAAAGTGGTCAAGCTGCTCAAGAAGGCCAAACGGCCGCTGATCTACTCCGGCGGCGGGGTGATCACCTCCGGCTCGCACGAGGAGCTGACCTGGCTCGGAAAGACGCTGCATATCCCGGTGACCTCCACCCTCATGGGGCTGGGCGCGTTCCCTGGCGACGACGGGCTTTTCCTGGGCATGCTCGGCATGCACGGCACCTATGCCGCCAACATGGCGGTGAACAACTGCGACCTGCTTCTGGCCGTGGGCGCGCGGTTCGACGACCGTGTGACCGGCAAGGTGGACACCTTCGCCCCCAATGCGACCATCGTGCACATCGACGTGGACCCGACCTCCATCCAGAAGAACGTCTCGGTCCAGGTGCCCCTGGTGGCGGACTGCAAGCCCGCCCTGGCCGCGCTCAAGGCCGAGACCGAGGGCACGCTCGACGAGTACGACTGGGCCGCCGACCACAAGGAGTGGGTGGACAAGGTCCAGGGCTGGGCCAAGGAGCACCCGCTGACCTACAAGGACGACACCGAGGGCATCAAGCCGCAGTACGTGGTCGAGAAGATCTACGAGATCACCAAGGGCGACGCCATCATCGCCACCGAGGTGGGCCAGAACCAGATGTGGGCCGCCCAGTTCTACAAGTACAACCGGCCGAACACGCTGCTGACCTCCGGCGGCCTGGGCACCATGGGCTACGGTTTTCCGGCCGCCATGGGCGCGCAGCGCGCCTTCCCGGACAAGCTGGTCATCGACATCGCGGGCGACGGCTCCATCCAGATGTGCATCCAGGAGATGATGACCGTGGTCTGCAACAAGCTGCCGGTCAAGATCGTCATCCTCAACAACGGCTATCTCGGCATGGTCCGGCAGTGGCAGGAACTCTTCTACGAGAAGAACTACTGCGCCACCTGCATGGACGCCCAGCCCGACTTCGTCAAGCTGGCCGAGGCCTACGGGGCCGCCGGTTTCCGGGTGACCGAGAAGAAGGACGTGGAGAAGACCCTGCGCGAAGCCTTCAAGGTGGACAAGCCGGTCATCGTGGACATCCGCGTGGAAAAGGAAGAAAACGTCTATCCCATGGTCCCGGCCGGAGCGTCGCTGACCGAGATGCTGTTGGTTTAGGAGGCCGTGATGAGCAAACACACTCTTTCCGTGATGGTTGAGAACGAACCGGGCGTCCTGTCCCGCGTGGCCGGGCTTTTCTCCGGCCGCGGCTTCAACATCTATTCGCTGAACGTGGCCCCGACCCTGGAGAAGGGCGTCTCCCTGATGACCATCGTGGCCGAGGGCGACGATGCCATCGTCGAGCAGATCGTCAAGCAGTTGCGCAAGCTGGTACCCACCATTAAGGTCAAGGATCTCACCGAGCTGAAATCCGTTGAGCGCGAAATGGTTCTGCTCAAGGTCAATGCCGAGGATTCAAAACGCGCGGAGATCCTGCGTATTGTTGACATCTTCAGGTGCAAGGTTGTAGACGTGAGCGTCGATGAGCTGACCATTGAGGTAACGGGCGACCAGGGCAAGATCGGCGCGCTCGTCAATCTGCTCACCCGCTTCGGCATCAAGGAAATCGCCCGTACCGGTAATGTCGCCATGCGGCGCTCCATGCAGATCGACCTATAATTTGCAACCAGGCGACTCACCGGGCCAGGAGTTCTCTCCTCGCCCGGCTTTTTCGCATGTTCATATAATTCAAGCTGTTGTGTCCCAAGTGGGGCAAACAATATCGAGGAGAAACTCCCATGAAAGTGTATTACGAGAAAGATGCGGACCTGAGCCTTCTGAAAGACAAAACCGTGGCCGTGGTCGGCTACGGCAGCCAGGGCCATGCCCACGCGCAGAACCTGCGCGACTCGGGCGTCAACGTCATCGTGGCTCAGCGCCCCGGTGGCCCCAACTATGACCTGGCCAAGGAGCACGGCTTCGAGCCCATGTCCGTCGCCGACGCCGCGAAGCAGGCCGACATGATCATGATCCTGCTGCCCGATCAGTATCAGGCCGCGGTCTTCAAGAACGAAATTCTCCCGTACCTCGAAGAAGGCAACATCATCGCCTTCGGTCACGGCTTCAACGTCCATTTCCAGCAGATCACCCCGCCCGCGGGCGTGGACTGCGTCATGATCGCCCCCAAGGGCCCCGGCCACCTGGTGCGCCGCACCTATACCGAGGGCGGCGGCGTACCCTGCCTCGTGGCCGTGGCGGCCGACGCCTCCGGCAAGGCCACCGACATCGCCCTGGCCTACGCCAAAGGCATCGGCGGCGCCCGCTCCGGCGTGATCAAGACTACCTTCAAGGAAGAGACCGAGACCGACCTGTTCGGCGAGCAGGCCGTGCTCTGCGGCGGCCTGACCGCCCTGTGCAAGGCCGGCTTCGACACCTTGGTCGAGGCCGGATACCAGCCCGAGATGGCCTACTTCGAGTGCATGCACGAGCTCAAGCTGATCATCGACCTCATGTACGAGGGCGGCCTGGCCAACATGCGCTACTCCATCTCCGACACCGCCGAGTACGGCGACTACGTCACCGGCCCGCGCATCATCACCGATGAGACCCGCGAGGAAATGCGCCGCGTGCTCAAGGAGATCCAGGACGGCACCTTCGCCCGCAACTTCATCCTGGACAATCAGGCCGGTCAGGTCGGCCTGAAGACCATGCGCCGCCTCGGCGCCGAGACCCAGATCGAGGAAGTCGGCGGCCGTCTGCGCAAGATGATGAGCTGGCTCAAGAAGTAAGCTCGCCTCCAGAGGCTATGCAAGGGCGGTCCCGATCGGGGCCGCCCTTTTTTGTCGTTGTCCAGGGGCCGGAAAAAGGAGGGGCTAGTCAGGTGATTTCGTCTCCCCCGGAAAGGCCGTGTCTTCAGACTTCCGACGTCGGTCATAGGACGTAGTTGGTCAGTTATTTCAGGCTGTTGATTGTCCATGGAGAGGGGGCTACGAAAGGGTGGCCGCATACGTTTTTGTAGCTCGAAAAACAGGGAGTAAATTTGTCACATATTTACCTGTTTTTTTTGCTTGACCCATGAGTCAAAGGTGAATAGTTCTCGCTCTCCGATTTCCATTTTGAGGGTGAGACAATGACGTTGGATGTCCTTTTTCTCGGCTTGGCCATATTCCTCCTGGAAGTGATGGCCCTGACCATTGGCACCGTGCGGACCATCGTGACCATGCTCGGCGAGTCGCGCGCGGCCTTTCTTCTGGGCTGCCTGGAGATGACCCTGTGGGTCTTCGGGACCTCGGCGGTCATGACCAAGGTGGGCGATACGCCGGTGCTCGGTCTGTTCTACGCGGTCGGTTTCGCCACGGGCAACGTGATCGGCATCCTGGCCGAGAAGAAGCTGGCTCTGGGCAACGTGGTCGTGCGCATCATCAGCGCCTGGCACGGTACCGACATCGCCCATGCGGTTCGCCGGGCCGGGTTCATGATCACCACCGTGGCCGGAGAGGGCTCCGAGGGCGCGGTCACGGTCCAGTTTGTGGTTTGCAAGCGCAAGGACATGAAGTTGGTGCTGGGTGAGGCCCGCAAGATCGATCCAGACCTGTTCTACACCTTCGAGACCGCGGGCGGGGCCAGCGACGTGCCCAGCCCGACCGCCAGCCGTCTGGACAAGTTCCTGCGGCCCATCCGGCGGTTCGTCCCCCAGTTCTGATTCTTCGGGGCCTGATTTCGTTTATCGCTGTCGCCTGAGAGGGAGGCTAGCGGGCGTTGGCCGTATCGTCGTGATGGCGGTGCAGGGCGGCGCCCAGCGCACCCATGTGGTCGGGGTTGTCCGGGACCAGGATGTCACGGCCGATCTCGCCGCCTATGCTTTTGGCCAGCAGATCGAGCACGCAGGGGTTGTTGGCCACGCCGCCGGTGAAGACCAGAGGGAAGTTCAACCCCACCCGGCGGAGCATGTTGGCCGTGCGCTTGACGATGGCCCTGTGCAGCCCCAGCGCGATGGCCTCGGGCTTTTCGCCGCGGGCCATGAGCGAGGTGGCCTCGGTTTCGGCGAAAACCGTGCAGATGGAGCTGATCTCGGGCGGGTTCTCCCCCTTCATGGCGTACGGGCCGAATTCCTCCACCGGAATCTGGAAGACTCCGGCCGTGTATTCCAGGAACTTGCCCGTTCCGGCCGCGCAACGGTCGTTCATCTCGAATTTCAGGACCCGGCCGCCCGCCAGGGACATGGCCTTGGTGTCCTGCCCACCGATGTCCAGGACCGTGCGCGCCTCGGGGAAGAGGTGCGCCGCGCCCAGGGCGTGGGCCTTGATCTCGGTGATGGTCGAGCACTCGCAGTCCAGGCCAAGCCGCTGGATGAGATTACGCCCGTAGCCGGTCCCGACCAAGGAGGCGGGGCGCAATCCATCCAGCAGTTTGAAACACTGGGACACGGGGTCGAAGGTGGTGGGGAGCTTCTTGGCGGCCGCCACCTCGCCGTCGATCAGGGTGACCAGCTCAATGGAGCGGGACCCGATGTCCAGGCCTGCGATCATGCGAGGGTCTCCACGAACGCCTCGATGCGCGTCTTGAGCTGTTCCACGTCCTCCATGGAGTAGTCCGTCTCGATGGAGAGCATGGGGATGCCCTCGGCCTGCAACCGCTTGTCCACCTTCAGGGACTCGTGGCTGTACGGCTGGCAGAAGAGCAGGCTGTAGTGGATCACGCCGTCGGCCTTGACGTCCTTGGCCAAGCTGGCGATGTTTTCCAGCCGCTCCTGGTTGGGGGTGAAACAGGCGCAGTCGATCAGCATGTAGCGGTCGGCGATGGCGTCGATCATCTCCTCAAGGGTCTCCCCCGACTCGTCCACCAGGTCCCGCGAGTTGCGGGTGCCGATACACGATTCCTCGCCCACGATGACCGCACCGGAGCTCTCCACCACGTAGGGCAGCTTCCAGTTGGGCACGGCCATGGGGCAGCCCGAGAGCAGGAGCCGGGGCGTATCCTTGGGGGCCACGCCGTCGCCCTTTTCGATGCGTGCTTCCAGTTCGTCGCACAGTTCGTTGATCTTGGCCGTGAACCGGATCGGATCGTCGTAGAAGCTGATCTGGTTGACGAGCAGGGCGTCGCGGCCGGAGATGGGGGCCGGGGACGCAGCGCGGAGGCGGGTCAGCCGTTGCAGGGCGCGCCGCCTGTCGTTCAGGATGCGGATGCCTTCCTTGAGCTTCTCGGCGGTGATGGTCACGCCGGTCAGTTCCTCCACGGCCTTCATGTAGCGGATTACTTCGGACTTCCACAGGTCGCGGGCGGCTCCGGACTTGGTCTGGGGCACCTCCATGACGTAGGTGGGGGCGATCTCGTTGAAGGCCTCGTAGGCCTTTTTCTTGCCGTCGCAGGTGGTCTCGCCCACGATCATGTCCGAGGACTCGATGTAAGGGCACAGCTTGGCCATCTTGAAGCCGATGAAGGACTTGATCAGGGCGCAGGTGTTGCGCGGGACGAGCTGTTCGGCCAACTCGCTGCCCGCCTCGGCCCCGGCGCACAACCCGACGTGTATGGCGCCGGCGGCCAGGGATATTTCCTCGGGCACGAACACGCAGAAGGAGCCGATGACCTTGCGTCCTTCCGCCTTGGCGTCCTGCAACTCCTTGATGCGCAGCCCGTGTACTTCGGACAGGACGAAATCGAGGTATTCAGCGCCCTTGAGACGGTTCTCCTGGGACAGGTAGATGTCCCCGTAAAATTTGCCGAGCACTTCGAGCAGGCCGTCGTGCGCCTCGAGATCCATATTCAGTTTTTCCCACATTTCATGATGCGTGTTTTCGGGCATTCCGTACTCCCCGGGATGGACGTTGTGGATTGGTCGGGTTTGATATCGATTGCAGCAATGTTTACCTAGTGAATTTTTCTATTTTTAAAACGGTATTGGCAACAGGAAAACGCTCTTATCAACGATTCGGCACTTTTTTTGTCCGACTACAAAATTGTGTCCCTCTTGTAACCAAACGATTTTGTAGGGGAAAACTGTAACCCCAAAACAGGGCTGATTGCGGCGGCGAAATAGTATGGAAAAAAAGTGCGTCATTACAATATGTTCTTCTAATTTTAGTGCTGAATCGTTGGGTAGTTGCGGAAATGTTGTAGGGAGCCTGCGAGTCCCATAGAGAGTAGTTATGTCTATGTGGGCATAATAAACCGTGAGGATGACCCATGACCATCTGTCCGTTTGATTCCGGCAAATCCGGAGGTGCCCCGCACAGGGGCCGTTCCGGAGTGAAACGTCCGGCCCGGGCGCGGTCCGGTGCCGGCGGCGGCCGGTCACCGGGGATTCCTGACATGCCCGCGGGGAGGTAGACCATGCTGGATGCGAGATCGACAAAGAATGCTTGCGGCAAGCGAAATCCCACCATGCGCATGCACCTGTGGTTCGAGACCGAGGAGGGCGTCCTGTTCGGCCTTGGCCGGTTGCAGTTGCTGAAATGCGTCGAGGAACATGGTTCCCTCAAAGCAGCGGCCGAGGCCTTGGGCATGTCCTACCGAGGCGCCTGGGGCAAGATCAAGACCACCGAGGAACTCATCGGGCGCAAGCTCATTGAGCGGGCCTCCAACCGGCGTGCCGGATACCATCTGACCGCCTTCGGAAAGTCCATCGCCAAGTGTTACGACCAGTGGTACCGGGAAGTGGAGGCCTTTGCTCTCTCCAAGAGCCAGGAATTCCTGCCTTTTTCTCTTGACCGATATAAATGAGCGGATTCCTCCGGTCTTCAATGTGTTAATAATAACATATTGAATTTATTGGATTTAATGCTACGATTGCCGAACCTGGGCATTCCGCTCGGGACAGCAACAGTCGGACCGAATCCATGGTCCGGCGCATAGCAAGGAGGCCAAAGGTATGAAACTCGACCGCCGAAGCTTCATGAAGCTCGCAGGCTCCGGAGCGGCGTGTCTCACCCTCGGTCAGCTCGGAGTCAGCCTGACTCCGATCAAGGCCTACGCGGCGGAGCTCAAGATCTCCGGCGCCAAAGAGGTTGTGACGGTCTGTCCGTTCTGTTCGGTGAGCTGCCACATCATCGGGTACGTCAAGGACGGCAAGCTCGTGAACACCGAGGGCGACCCCGACTACCCCATCAACGAAGGCTCGTTGTGCGCCAAGGGCGCGGCCATGTTCAGCATGACCACCAGTCATCACCGGCTGCAAAAGCCCCTGTACCGCGCTCCTTACAGCGACAAGTGGGAAGAGAAGGACTGGGACTGGATGCTGGATCGCATCGCCCGGCGCATCAAGGACACCCGCGACAAGGACATCATCCTCAAGGATGACAAGGGGAAAACCGTCAACCGTCTCGAATCCATGTTCCTGCTGGGCACCTCCCACGCGGGCAACGAGGAATGTGCCATCGCCCATCAGGCGATGCGCGGCCTGGGTGTCGTCCACATGGACCACCAGGCACGTATCTGACACAGCGCCACAGTTGCGGCTCTGGGAGAGTCGTTCGGACGCGGTGCGATGACCAACCACTGGATCGACATCAAGAATGCCGATTCCATCCTTATAATGGGCAGTAATGCTGCCGAACACCATCCGATTTCGTTCAAGTGGGTGTTGGAAGCCAAGGACAAGGGCGCCACGGTAATGCACGTGGACCCGAAGTTCTCCCGCACCTCCGCACGTTCGGATTTCCATGTCCCCTTGCGGTCCGGAACGGACATCGCCTTCCTGGGCGGAATGATCAAGTACATCGTCGAAAATGAGAAGTACTTCCACGAATACGTGGCTCAGTACACCAACGCCGCGCTCGTCGTGGGCAAGGACTACGGGTTCAAGGACGGCCTGTTCACCGGCTACGACCTCAAGACCCGTTCCTACGACAAGAGCAAGTGGGGCTTCGAGATGGACAAGAACGGCGTTCCCGTTCGCGACACCAGCCTGAAGAACCCCCGTTGCGTGTTCCAGCTTCTCAAGGAACATTATTCCCGCTACGACCTGGACACCGTTTCGGCCACCACCGGCGTGTCCAAGGAAGACCTGCTCAAGGTGTACGAGGCCTTCGCGGCCACCGGTAAACCGGACAAGGCCGGGACCGTCATGTACGCCCTGGGCTGGACCCAGCACACCGTCGGCGTGCAGAACATCCGCTCGGCCGGCATTATCCAGCTCCTGCTGGGCAACATCGGCGTGGCCGGCGGCGGCATCAACGCCCTGCGCGGCGAGCCCAACGTCCAGGGCTCCACGGATCATACCCTGTTGTACCACATCATCCCGGGTTACATGGCCATGCCGCACAACGGCTGGCAGACCTACGACGAGTACATCAAGGCCAACACCCCGATCAGTCACGATCCCATGTCCGCCAACTGGTGGCAGCACAAGCCCAAGTACTTCGCCAGCCTGCTCAAGGCCTGGTACGGCGATTACGCCACCAAGGAAAACGGCTTCTGCTACGAGCTGCTGCCCAAGATCGAGAAGGGCGAGGACTATTCCTACCTCTTCCTCTTCGACCGCATGTACCAGGGCAAGATCCGGGGCGGCATCATCATTGGTCTGAACCCGATGAACTCCGTGCCCAATTCCAACAAGCTGCGCAAGGCCATGGACAATCTCGAATGGCTGGTAACTTCCGAGTTGCACCACTCCGAGACCACGGACAACTGGCATCGCCCCGGCGTGGACCCGAAGAAGGTCAAGACCGAGGTCTTCCTCCTGCCTTCGGCCCACCGCCTGGAAAAGGACGGCTCGGTGACCAACTCCGGCCGCTGGCTGCTCTGGCACTACCAGGTCATCAAGCCCGCCTTCGAGGCACGGGCCTTCGGCGACATGTTCTGCGGATTCATGTCCCGCGTGAAGGCGTTGTACGAGAAGGAGGGCGGCAAGCTGCCCGAGGCCATCACCTGGCTCGACTACCCCGAGACCTATGATCCGGACGACCTGTGCGCCCGCATCAACGGCCGCTTCACAAAGGATACCAAGGTCAAGGACAAGTTGTACAAGAAGGGGCAGCAGGTGCCTTCCTTCACCGCACTGGCCGACGACGGCTCGACCATGAGCCTGAACTGGCTGTACGCGGGCAGCTACACCGAGGAGGACGGCAACAAGGCCAAGCGCCGCTCTACCCAGCAGACCGCGATGCAGGCCAACATCGGCCTGTTCCCGAACTGGTCCTGGTGCTGGCCGGTCAACCGCCGCATCCTCTACAACCGCGCCTCGGTCGACCTGAACGGCAAGCCGTACAACCCGGCCAAGGCCGTCATCGAGTGGAAGGACGGCAAGTGGATCGGCGACGTGCCCGACGGCGGCTGGCCGCCCATTGCTACCGGCAAGGGCAAGTATCCGTTCATCATGACCAAGGACGGCTTCGGCCAGATCTACGGCCCCGGCCGTCAGGACGGCCCGTTCTCCGAGCACTACGAGCCCGTGGAGACGCCGGTGAACAAGAACCTGTTCTCCAAGCAGCTCAACAGCCCGGTGTACAAGTTCGTCTCGTCCAACATGGACAAGCTGGCCAAGCCCGCCGATCCCAAGTACCCGATCGTGCTGACCACTTACAGTCTGACCGAGCACTGGTGCGGCGGCGGCGAGACCCGGAACATCCCCAACCTGCTCGAGGCCGAGCCGCAGCTCTACGTGGAGATGAGCCCGGAACTGGCGCAGGAAAAGGGCATCAAAAACGGCGACGGCGTGATCGTGGAGTCCATCCGCGGCCGGGTCGAAGCCATAGCCATGGTCACGGTCCGCATGCGCCCGCTCAAGGTGCATGGACAGGTCATCCATGAAATAGGCATGCCGTTCTGCTTCGGCTGGACGACGCCCGGAACCGGTGATTCCACCAACAGGCTGACGCCTTCCGTCGGTGACCCGAATACCTCGATTCCGGAATTCAAGGCCTGCTGCGTGAATATCCGCAAGGCAGACAAGCTCACCGAGCTGGCAACCTAAGGAGGATGCGCCATGCCTAAGTCATTCTTGATAGATACATCCCGCTGCACGGCGTGCCGCGGCTGTCAGATCGCCTGCAAGGAGTGGAATGAACTGCCCGCCAACAAGACGACCCAGTATCATTGGGGCAGCCATCAGAATCCGCAGGATTTGAACCCCAACAACTACAAACTCGTTCGCTTCAGCGAACACCTCGAGGACGGTGTGGTCCGTTGGAACTTCTTCCCGGAACAGTGCCGCCATTGCGTAGTCCCCCCGTGCAAGGAACTGGGTGACGTCTACGTCGAGGATGCCATCGTCCAGGACGAGAAGACCGGTGCGGTCATCTTCACCGAGAAGACCAGGAAATTCTCGAAGGAAGAGGCCGGAGAGGTCCGGGATGCGTGTCCGTACAACATCCCGCGGCGCAACGACCAGACCGGGCTGATGAGCAAGTGCACCATGTGCAACGAACGCGTACACGCGGGTATGCTGCCCGCCTGCGTCAAGGTCTGTCCCACCGGGACCATGAACTTCGGCGAGCGTGAGGATATGCTCAAGCTGGCCGAACAGCGTCTGGCCAACCTGAAGAAGAAGTGGCCCAAGGCCATGCTGGCCGATCCCGACGACGTCAACGTCATCTACCTGCTCATCGACGAGCCCGCGAACTACTTCGGGCACGCGGTGGCCGAGGCCAACGTCGGCCCCATGTCGAAGAAGCAGTTCCTTGCCACCTTGGCAAGACCCTTCAAGGCCATGAAGGCATAACCTGAACTGTCTCCGCAGGTGGCCGGAGCGTCTCGAAAGGGGCGTTCCGGCCCGAAACGGGGACCGGAGAACTCCATGAAATCGGCTTCCGACCGGAAAACAGTAGTCTCGACCCTCGACATCATCAAGAAACGTGTTCCCGCCTATGCCGAGTTGGCCGACAAGTTCGGTCCGCTGTTTGTGGAAAAGGCCCGGCTGTGCGACGAATTCGCGGCCGAGGGATTGACCCTGCCCGAGATCGACGAGGCGCGCACCCACCAGGGCGTGCCCGTCCTGGTTGACGCGGACCTCGCCCCTTGGGCCGAGATCCTGAAGAAGTCGGCGGCGGCCATGCTGCCCCTGCTCTTCGACGTGTTGAAGCCGGACGAAAACGCCTGGCGGAAGCTTGAGAAATTCATGGACGACGCCGACAATATTGCGGGGCTTGCCCAGGCTCGCATCGAGGGCAATTGGAAACACTTTGAGAATACCTCCGTACAGCTTGGCATTGAACCGTATACCACGCTGCTGTATGTTTCAGAGACCGTTTTCTCGCCTGTTCTGCGTGCTTTGGTCCATGGTCTGGGCGAGCCCCTTTCCGCGCTCGCCTGGGACGAGGGGTACTGCCCCGTGTGCGGGGCCACGCCCTCCATCGCCCAGCTTTCCCCCAGGGAAGTGACTGATCTGGACCAGTTGGTGGGCGGCGGCGGCAAGAAGTTCCTGCACTGCTCCCTGTGCGGTCACGACTGGCGCTATAAGCGCAACGCCTGCCCGGCCTGCGGCAACGACGAGAACGAGTCGCGGGAGGTCTTCTACCAGGAGAATGCCAAGTTCGAGCGCATCGAGGCGTGCCACAAGTGCGGCAAGTACTGCCTGAGCATCGACATGCGGGAGTGCGAGCCCCTGCCGGACCTGGATGCCGTGCAGATCGGGCTGATCCATTTGGATATCTTCGCCCGCGAGCACGATCTGATCCCCATTTCCTCGACCCTCTGGAACAGCCTGGAGTAGACCATGGCACCCATTTCGCACCTCAGGGCCGTGAGCGGCCAGGCGGAACCCAGGCGGACCGAACGTC
It encodes the following:
- a CDS encoding 4Fe-4S dicluster domain-containing protein, producing MPKSFLIDTSRCTACRGCQIACKEWNELPANKTTQYHWGSHQNPQDLNPNNYKLVRFSEHLEDGVVRWNFFPEQCRHCVVPPCKELGDVYVEDAIVQDEKTGAVIFTEKTRKFSKEEAGEVRDACPYNIPRRNDQTGLMSKCTMCNERVHAGMLPACVKVCPTGTMNFGEREDMLKLAEQRLANLKKKWPKAMLADPDDVNVIYLLIDEPANYFGHAVAEANVGPMSKKQFLATLARPFKAMKA
- the fdnG gene encoding formate dehydrogenase-N subunit alpha, producing MKLDRRSFMKLAGSGAACLTLGQLGVSLTPIKAYAAELKISGAKEVVTVCPFCSVSCHIIGYVKDGKLVNTEGDPDYPINEGSLCAKGAAMFSMTTSHHRLQKPLYRAPYSDKWEEKDWDWMLDRIARRIKDTRDKDIILKDDKGKTVNRLESMFLLGTSHAGNEECAIAHQAMRGLGVVHMDHQARIUHSATVAALGESFGRGAMTNHWIDIKNADSILIMGSNAAEHHPISFKWVLEAKDKGATVMHVDPKFSRTSARSDFHVPLRSGTDIAFLGGMIKYIVENEKYFHEYVAQYTNAALVVGKDYGFKDGLFTGYDLKTRSYDKSKWGFEMDKNGVPVRDTSLKNPRCVFQLLKEHYSRYDLDTVSATTGVSKEDLLKVYEAFAATGKPDKAGTVMYALGWTQHTVGVQNIRSAGIIQLLLGNIGVAGGGINALRGEPNVQGSTDHTLLYHIIPGYMAMPHNGWQTYDEYIKANTPISHDPMSANWWQHKPKYFASLLKAWYGDYATKENGFCYELLPKIEKGEDYSYLFLFDRMYQGKIRGGIIIGLNPMNSVPNSNKLRKAMDNLEWLVTSELHHSETTDNWHRPGVDPKKVKTEVFLLPSAHRLEKDGSVTNSGRWLLWHYQVIKPAFEARAFGDMFCGFMSRVKALYEKEGGKLPEAITWLDYPETYDPDDLCARINGRFTKDTKVKDKLYKKGQQVPSFTALADDGSTMSLNWLYAGSYTEEDGNKAKRRSTQQTAMQANIGLFPNWSWCWPVNRRILYNRASVDLNGKPYNPAKAVIEWKDGKWIGDVPDGGWPPIATGKGKYPFIMTKDGFGQIYGPGRQDGPFSEHYEPVETPVNKNLFSKQLNSPVYKFVSSNMDKLAKPADPKYPIVLTTYSLTEHWCGGGETRNIPNLLEAEPQLYVEMSPELAQEKGIKNGDGVIVESIRGRVEAIAMVTVRMRPLKVHGQVIHEIGMPFCFGWTTPGTGDSTNRLTPSVGDPNTSIPEFKACCVNIRKADKLTELAT
- a CDS encoding formate dehydrogenase accessory protein FdhE; this translates as MKSASDRKTVVSTLDIIKKRVPAYAELADKFGPLFVEKARLCDEFAAEGLTLPEIDEARTHQGVPVLVDADLAPWAEILKKSAAAMLPLLFDVLKPDENAWRKLEKFMDDADNIAGLAQARIEGNWKHFENTSVQLGIEPYTTLLYVSETVFSPVLRALVHGLGEPLSALAWDEGYCPVCGATPSIAQLSPREVTDLDQLVGGGGKKFLHCSLCGHDWRYKRNACPACGNDENESREVFYQENAKFERIEACHKCGKYCLSIDMRECEPLPDLDAVQIGLIHLDIFAREHDLIPISSTLWNSLE